A genomic segment from Streptomyces antibioticus encodes:
- a CDS encoding ABC transporter ATP-binding protein → MTALLEVEDLRVAYGKIEAVKGISFKVEAGEVVTLIGTNGAGKTTTLRTLSGLLKPVGGQIKFNGKSLKKTPAHDIVALGLAHSPEGRHIFPRMTIEDNLRLGAFLRSDKAGIEKDIQRAYDLFPILGERRKQAAGTLSGGEQQMLAMGRALMSQPKLLMLDEPSMGLSPIMMQKIMATIAELKSQGMTILLIEQNAQAALSLADHGHVMEIGKIVLSGTGQDLLHDESVRKAYLGED, encoded by the coding sequence ATGACCGCACTGCTCGAAGTCGAGGACCTCCGGGTCGCCTACGGCAAGATCGAGGCCGTCAAGGGCATCTCGTTCAAGGTCGAGGCCGGCGAGGTCGTCACCCTGATCGGCACCAACGGCGCCGGCAAGACCACCACCCTGCGCACCCTCTCCGGCCTCCTCAAGCCGGTCGGCGGCCAGATCAAGTTCAACGGCAAATCGCTGAAGAAGACCCCCGCCCACGACATCGTCGCGCTCGGACTCGCCCACTCCCCCGAGGGGCGGCACATCTTCCCGCGCATGACGATCGAGGACAACCTCCGCCTCGGCGCCTTCCTCCGCAGCGACAAGGCCGGCATCGAGAAGGACATCCAGCGCGCCTACGACCTCTTCCCCATCCTGGGAGAGCGCCGCAAGCAGGCCGCGGGAACCCTCTCCGGCGGTGAACAGCAGATGCTCGCCATGGGCCGGGCCCTCATGTCCCAGCCCAAGCTGCTCATGCTGGACGAGCCCTCCATGGGCCTCTCCCCCATCATGATGCAGAAGATCATGGCGACCATCGCCGAACTGAAGTCCCAGGGCATGACCATCCTGCTCATCGAGCAGAACGCCCAGGCCGCGCTCTCGCTGGCCGACCACGGTCACGTCATGGAGATCGGCAAGATCGTCCTCTCCGGCACCGGCCAGGACCTGCTCCACGACGAGTCCGTCCGCAAGGCGTACCTCGGCGAGGACTGA
- a CDS encoding ABC transporter ATP-binding protein: MTTDTTTTAAPAPTGEKVLEARGVTMRFGGLTAVRNVDLHVNAGEIVGLIGPNGAGKTTFFNCLTGLYIPTEGEVRYKGTVLPPKSFKVTAAGVARTFQNIRLFANMTVLENVLVGRHTRTKEGFWSAVLRGPGFHKAEATSRERAMELLEFIGLEKKADHLARNLPYGEQRKLEIARALASEPGLLLLDEPTAGMNPQETRATEELVFAIRDKGIAVLVIEHDMRFIFNLCDRVAVLVQGEKLVEGDSATVQGDERVVAAYLGEPFENAPGDEEVAEVEAAEAKAETTTDAAPGKENDR, translated from the coding sequence ATGACCACCGACACCACCACCACGGCCGCCCCCGCCCCCACCGGCGAAAAGGTCCTCGAAGCCCGCGGCGTCACCATGCGCTTCGGCGGCCTCACCGCCGTCCGCAACGTCGACCTCCACGTCAACGCCGGAGAGATCGTCGGCCTCATCGGCCCCAACGGCGCCGGCAAGACCACCTTCTTCAACTGCCTCACCGGCCTCTACATCCCCACCGAGGGCGAGGTCCGCTACAAGGGCACCGTCCTGCCGCCCAAGTCCTTCAAGGTCACGGCCGCAGGCGTCGCCCGCACCTTCCAGAACATCCGGCTCTTCGCCAACATGACCGTCCTGGAGAACGTCCTCGTCGGACGCCACACCCGCACCAAGGAAGGCTTCTGGTCGGCCGTCCTGCGCGGACCCGGCTTCCACAAGGCCGAAGCCACCTCCCGCGAACGCGCCATGGAACTCCTGGAGTTCATCGGCCTCGAAAAGAAGGCCGACCACCTCGCCCGCAACCTGCCCTACGGCGAACAGCGCAAGCTCGAAATCGCCCGCGCACTCGCCAGCGAGCCCGGCCTGCTCCTCCTCGACGAGCCCACCGCCGGCATGAACCCCCAGGAAACCCGCGCCACCGAAGAGCTCGTCTTCGCCATCCGCGACAAGGGCATCGCCGTCCTCGTCATCGAGCACGACATGCGCTTCATCTTCAACCTCTGCGACCGGGTCGCCGTACTCGTCCAGGGCGAGAAGCTCGTCGAAGGCGACAGCGCCACCGTCCAGGGCGACGAACGCGTCGTCGCCGCCTACCTCGGCGAGCCCTTCGAGAACGCCCCCGGCGACGAAGAGGTCGCCGAAGTCGAGGCCGCCGAGGCGAAGGCCGAGACCACGACGGACGCCGCGCCCGGCAAGGAGAACGACCGATGA
- a CDS encoding ANTAR domain-containing response regulator encodes MTAPESPQPVDAPDDDKSHVPPLTTRVVIAEDEALIRLDLKEMLEEEGYSVVGEAGDGEQAVELAREHKPDLVILDVKMPKLDGISAAEKIAEERIAPVLMLTAFSQRDLVERARDAGAMAYLVKPFSKSDVVPAIEMAVSRFTELKELENEVADLTLRLETRKLVDRAKSILQTEYGLTEPAAFRWIQKTSMDRRMSMQQVAEAVIQDAEEKKAAKG; translated from the coding sequence GTGACCGCCCCCGAGTCGCCCCAGCCCGTGGACGCGCCCGATGATGACAAGTCGCACGTGCCTCCGCTGACGACCCGTGTCGTCATCGCCGAGGACGAGGCCCTGATCCGGCTCGATCTCAAAGAGATGCTGGAGGAGGAGGGCTACAGCGTCGTGGGTGAGGCCGGTGACGGCGAGCAGGCCGTCGAGCTGGCCCGTGAGCACAAGCCCGACCTCGTGATCCTCGACGTGAAGATGCCCAAGCTCGACGGCATCTCGGCCGCCGAGAAGATCGCCGAGGAGCGCATCGCCCCGGTGCTGATGCTCACCGCGTTCTCGCAGCGCGACCTCGTGGAGCGGGCCCGGGACGCGGGTGCGATGGCGTATCTCGTGAAGCCGTTCAGCAAGAGCGATGTCGTGCCGGCGATCGAGATGGCCGTCTCCCGGTTCACGGAGCTGAAGGAGCTGGAGAACGAGGTCGCCGATCTCACGCTCCGGCTGGAGACGCGCAAGCTCGTGGACCGGGCGAAGTCGATCCTTCAGACGGAGTACGGGCTGACGGAGCCCGCCGCGTTCCGGTGGATCCAGAAGACGTCGATGGACCGGCGGATGTCGATGCAGCAGGTCGCCGAGGCGGTCATTCAGGACGCCGAGGAGAAGAAGGCCGCGAAGGGCTGA
- a CDS encoding helix-turn-helix domain-containing protein, producing MYDVSTRKRALALVAQGRSLNAVSKETGISRAAIRSWQHRPDPPPKMAPPVPGPPTDRPAYSYLLGLYLGDGCISAHPRSGYYLRIACADAWPGLIQECREAITRVHPGIGVHLAKKQGCVMVTSYSRHWPLLFPQHGPGRKHERKIALEPWQQEIVDAHPWEFVRGLIHSDGCRITNWTTRMIGGERKRYEYPRYFFTNVSDDIRKLYTDTLDKLGIEWTQSARNGCAFNISVARKASVARLEAHVGPKH from the coding sequence ATGTACGACGTCAGCACCCGCAAGCGAGCACTCGCGTTGGTGGCGCAAGGCCGCAGCCTCAACGCGGTAAGCAAAGAGACGGGCATTTCCCGTGCCGCGATCCGCTCGTGGCAGCACCGACCGGACCCGCCGCCCAAGATGGCGCCACCGGTTCCCGGCCCTCCCACCGATCGGCCCGCGTACTCCTACTTACTGGGGCTCTACCTGGGCGACGGCTGCATCAGCGCGCACCCCCGGAGCGGCTACTACCTACGCATCGCCTGCGCCGACGCATGGCCCGGACTCATCCAGGAGTGCCGGGAGGCCATCACCCGCGTGCACCCCGGCATCGGCGTCCACCTCGCGAAGAAGCAGGGGTGCGTCATGGTGACCTCCTACTCCCGGCACTGGCCGCTCCTCTTCCCCCAGCACGGCCCCGGCAGGAAGCACGAGCGCAAGATCGCACTCGAACCCTGGCAGCAGGAGATCGTCGACGCCCATCCCTGGGAGTTCGTCAGGGGCCTCATCCACTCGGACGGCTGCCGCATCACCAACTGGACGACCCGAATGATCGGCGGGGAGCGGAAGCGCTACGAGTACCCCCGGTACTTCTTCACCAATGTCTCCGACGACATCCGGAAGCTCTACACCGACACCCTCGACAAGCTGGGCATCGAGTGGACGCAGTCAGCGCGGAACGGATGCGCGTTCAACATCTCCGTCGCCCGCAAAGCCTCTGTCGCCCGCCTGGAGGCGCACGTGGGCCCCAAGCACTGA